A stretch of Desulfuromonas acetexigens DNA encodes these proteins:
- a CDS encoding TIGR03016 family PEP-CTERM system-associated outer membrane protein, which produces MKLAVPLLLAGLFIPGTSWAEFRATPSFSLRQEYNDNIYLERDKEGDFVTFVRPSLDILWSTRVVDLTLDLGLEYEKYWDNSDEDELRPSQGARLDSTFNLYRDALFLRVTDTYERVPIDEGDKGAVDNNLVNLTDSNRLEINPYLLLQPLRTLQARFDYLYENVWYREEEGDDAETHRYSAVLTQQLTPRISADLTGSFTQFRPKDASRSLLDDTGEEEYDRTDAGVGLLWQVNDQLALRGDVGRAWLDYEFSDDYDSTLFGGQADYQISVAFSVGAAYEEDISASVEDGARERQKASAYLAYADRSNVRLTVFQTRDDYIEIDRRDDGMGATLDGDVPITNKKGIAWLLSYTDYEEGDLEEYQRYGGRLEFYHQLRLGRVSLGYTYNRNDSDIPSEDYDNNIVFAQVALRW; this is translated from the coding sequence TTTTTATCCCTGGCACGAGCTGGGCCGAATTCCGGGCGACTCCGTCCTTCTCCCTGCGGCAGGAATATAACGACAACATCTACCTGGAACGGGACAAGGAGGGGGATTTCGTCACCTTCGTCCGTCCCTCCCTGGATATCCTCTGGAGCACCCGGGTTGTCGATTTGACCCTCGATCTCGGTCTCGAATACGAGAAATACTGGGACAACAGCGACGAGGACGAACTGCGGCCGAGCCAGGGGGCGCGTCTCGACTCCACCTTCAACCTCTATCGCGACGCCCTCTTTCTCCGGGTCACCGATACCTACGAACGCGTACCCATCGACGAAGGGGACAAGGGCGCCGTCGACAACAATCTGGTCAACCTCACCGACAGCAACCGCCTGGAGATCAATCCCTACCTGCTGCTCCAACCCCTGCGCACCCTCCAGGCGCGTTTCGACTATCTCTATGAAAATGTCTGGTATCGGGAAGAGGAAGGGGACGACGCGGAAACCCACCGCTATTCGGCCGTCCTGACCCAGCAGCTCACTCCGCGGATCAGCGCCGATCTCACCGGATCCTTTACCCAGTTCCGTCCCAAGGATGCCAGCCGTTCCCTCCTCGACGACACCGGCGAGGAAGAATACGACCGCACCGATGCCGGCGTCGGCCTGCTCTGGCAGGTGAACGACCAGCTCGCCCTGCGCGGCGACGTCGGCCGCGCCTGGCTCGACTACGAGTTCAGCGACGATTACGATTCCACCCTCTTCGGCGGGCAGGCCGACTACCAGATCTCCGTCGCTTTTTCCGTTGGCGCCGCCTACGAGGAAGACATCTCCGCCAGCGTCGAGGACGGCGCCCGTGAGCGGCAAAAGGCCTCCGCCTATCTCGCTTATGCCGACCGTTCCAATGTGCGTCTCACCGTTTTTCAGACCCGCGACGACTATATCGAAATCGACCGGCGGGATGACGGCATGGGCGCGACCCTGGACGGCGATGTGCCCATCACCAACAAGAAAGGGATCGCCTGGCTGCTCAGCTACACCGACTACGAAGAGGGGGATTTGGAGGAGTACCAGCGCTACGGCGGCCGCCTTGAATTCTACCATCAGCTGCGTCTGGGCCGGGTTTCCCTCGGCTACACCTACAACCGCAACGATTC